In the genome of Anaerolineae bacterium, the window GCCGGCACTCCCGCATGGCTACGGGGGAGGAGACCTCAAGTACGCTGGCCGGGGCCCGTCCCGTCCAACTCCCTCACCACCTGTACCATCTTCTCCGGAGTCATGCCCCCCATCACCCGTCCGTCCACTACAGCCACCGGGGCCAAGGCGCACGAGCCCAGGCAGTACACTACCTCCAGAGTGAACTGGTGGTCGTCCGTGGTCTCGCCGGCGCCGATGCCGAGGAGATTCTCCAGAGCCTGCACAATCTTGGGCGTCCCTCGAACGTGACAGGCGGTTCCGTCGCAACAGCGTATGACGTGGCGGCCCCTGGGGCTCAAGTAGAACTGGCTGTAGAAAGTGACCACGCCGTAGACACGGCTGAGTGGCAGCCCCAGCCGTGCGGCGACGGCCTCCAATACCTCTCGAGGCAGATAGCCATACGCCTCCTGCGCCCCCTGCAGGACGGGTATCAGTGCTCCCGTTTCCTCGCCGTGCCGGGCGAATACGCCCTCCAATGGGGCCAGATCCACCGTCGTCTCAGCCTTCATTCCCTCGCCTCACGCCTCGCATTCCCTGAGCCAACCATCCCGGCACCACGCCGCCCCTATCACCCCCGTGGGGCTCACCGGCCCGGCGCCG includes:
- the nuoE gene encoding NADH-quinone oxidoreductase subunit NuoE, translated to MKAETTVDLAPLEGVFARHGEETGALIPVLQGAQEAYGYLPREVLEAVAARLGLPLSRVYGVVTFYSQFYLSPRGRHVIRCCDGTACHVRGTPKIVQALENLLGIGAGETTDDHQFTLEVVYCLGSCALAPVAVVDGRVMGGMTPEKMVQVVRELDGTGPGQRT